The nucleotide window tttcaaaattataatcgtAGTATATTTCAAGTGAAATGATTTATACTGAAGTAAGATAAAAAGTTGTTGCTTTGCTACGCGAATGTTGATTAATAGCACAAAATGGACACAGGAGCGGTAATGGGCATGCAAGTAAACAAAATGTGGTGCTCACCTAAAAGcatgaacaaacaaacaatgataGCTATAATGAAATCTCTGGAGGGCGTGATGATGCCGGAGGCGAGCAGCTCGAGCTCGCAGTCGTGGCCGGCGTAGCCGAACGCGCACACACAGTCGTAGCGGCGCGCCGGCTCGCGGTCCACGCACGTGCCGCCGTGCCGGCACGGGTGCGCCGCGCACTCGTCCACGTTGGCGCACGAGCCGCCCGCGCGCACCGACCCCGCGGGGCACCTACGCACGTGCGCTATAGTACCCTCCGCCGCCGGCGTCGCGCGCACTGAGCCCCGCCCCGTATAGCATGCACTACTGTATAACATTTAGCTAGGAACACGGCTACATATACACATATAATACTATGAGATGATGTGAGTGCGTTAGTGATAGTGCGTCGGGATGATCGTCTAGTGGGACGACTACGTTAGTGCTCACTCATAATAATGAGGAGGCAGACGAGGATCGCCGCGAGCGCGCCCATGCTGAGCTTGAGCGTGCGGCCTTCTTGTACGAGTTCGCAGTTCTCGCCCCAGAACCCTTCGGGGCAGTGGCAGCGGTAGCCAGGCTCGCGGTTCACGCACGAGCCGCCATTGCGGCACGGGAAGTACAGACACTCGTTCTTGTCTACACATCCTTTGCCGTCCGGAGACAATACCAAACCCTCACCGCAACTGAACACCATTCCAATACATACATTAGATAGTTAATAAGCATTAGTACATAAGATTACATTGCATTACATATTAGGTACATAGAGAAAACTACGTCAAACataactgaaataatattattaataaattagtagGATATTAGAGTTgtggtaaataaatgttaaaatagaCAAATCATATTATTTGATGGCATATTAAGAAAACCATaggttaattatttaaatagtaagtaaataaaaataaaatataataataagtcgAAACTCAGTGCGCGCTTCAAAATAAatggtacataaataaaacgtaatCAGGGGATTAATTATGTTATCATAGAAGATTTCAGGAAATTGACTTatctattataattatgttttaattaaaatcaggtTAATTTCCTGGAATTTAATCAAGATACAAAGTCAATTTTACCTTTGTTGAACATTTATAAGTTTTGGATAGAAAAGTCTATTAAAGTTTAGCCTAGGGATCGAACCTaggtattcatattttttaagagCAATgattcaaatataacaaataaatgttaataactCACGTGCACTCATATTCATTCCAAAGATCAACGCAGACGAAGGGCTCGGTGCAGTGCACGTTGATGCAGGGGCTGTTCGACGGGCAGTTGCGGTCCAAGTTCCTGGCCATCGTAGCCTGCCCCCACTGCGTACCATTCATCGCCGGCGGTAGCGGCAGGTGCTTGCCTTCTAACCTAATGTCATCTAAACATCCCTTCTGGAAGTCCGCATACACTTCAAAGGTTCTGACTCCTGTATATTCAGCTTTACCACCCGCGTAGACACCTTCCTGCTTGTCTACTAAGAGCCACTGGTGGCCTTCAAAGTAGAATGTTTCGTTGTACCTCCTTCCTTCACCGCCATCTATTTCAAGCATCGCAGCACTTCCGTAGCGGCTGACACGGGCAATGTGCCACTGGCCGTCATCGACTGCCACTGAGTTCAGCCATACATCGCGTTCCTCGGTACGGAGTGAATTTAGATTATATCGGAAATGTAATCGCGATTCTTTCACTTCAAGGATACCGTACTCCCGATTGTGTTGATCACTCACTCTGAATAGTTCACCATGTGGTTCACGAGTCCTGAATCGCAGTTGGATTTGCGTACTGAATCTATCTGGTTCGAAACTCAGGGCGAATTTCACGTAGCTTTGAGGTCGAAAACTGGTAGGCGTAGTAGGTAAGTTACATGAAGGGCCGGTCCAGCCTGGCTGACACTGACATCTGGCTTCGGAGAAACTGCCTACGCAGGTGCCATGCTCCCAACATCTCGAAGTAGTGTCTGCTTGATTGCATATCTCGTCTGTTTGAGGGCATCCTGCGACTGAATTACGAGATAGTCCTGGATGAGCTAAGTCGTATAGCTTGCTGTTATGAATTAAGTTTCGTATGCATCCGTCAAATCCTTTGCCGATGGGCATGTATTGCCAGTGATAGTGAGTCGGATCGAAATGTTCTATGTACAAGCCACCAATCTGGAGTGGTGCATTAACATTTAGGTATTCATTGAAAGGCGGTATGGTGCCTGTGGCTTGGCAAGTGGAGTCATCGAATTCAGGTGGAGTACCATCTTCCATTTCTTGAATGTCAGCAGATTTACAGAAGTCAACAATCATTCTGACGTTTTCTGTGTCCCAGAAAATATCAATTCTATGCCATTCACCATCATCCAATGACTTCTTTGTCTTTACTCGTAGCTCTAAAGTGCCAGAACCAAAATCTATTAGTAGTCTAGGATTGCCTCTTTCCAACTCTACAGATATGAAATCAGATACCATAATTTCTTCTGGTTCAGGTGGTACAATCGGACCATTATACAATAACACTCCTTCCGACTTCCTTGTTATGAATTCAAAGCTTAAATGAGAACTATCACACATTTCTAAAGCAGGGTACCAAGCCCATCCTGTGCCTCTGAAGCTTCTAGACGTTTGCTGACATCTTGGTCCCGTGTAGCCAGGAGGACAAGAGCATGTCAAGCCATATTTGCCCTCTATGCATCTACCTCCGTTGTAACATGGAGAGTTACGGCATGTTTCTGCTTGAGTAAAGTTTCGAGCACCACATGTGCACTCAGCAATCACATCTACTCGGACGCCTACGAGCGCAGTTTTATTAGCATTAACCATGTAAGGTAAATTGCTAATATCTAAAACGTTCGTACATGATCCTTCACACATTTGATTTTCATATAAACATTCGTCAATACCAACCATAGTGATATTTATTCCAACAGCCCTTTCTATTTCTTCTCGGTGCATGAGTACAATACCGTTTAATCGAATAGGTTTATAGTAATGAGCTCCATGAGCTGAAAAGCGAATGTCAGTTACTGGTGGGTGCTTCTTCCTGAGTTGAACActgaaaatatcgatattttcacGCTCGGTGTTTAATAAGTCAGCCAATTTGTCTTTGAAGATGTCCAATTTGCTCCTCGAAACACTAAGTGTTTTATAGTTCCAGACTCTGATGAAGTCCTCATCTGATATACCTGATATTCGGATTGATCCAGAATTTATTATGGCTTCGTGTGATATCTCTTTCACATATACAGTAACATTAGCGGGTACATCTGTTTGTGTATGCTTCCGATCGTACACTTTAAACTTAAGGTGGTATCTACCTTCTCTTGTCTTGTGTCTCATTTGTATCATTCCAGTTTCTTCATTTAAAGTGAAGTTTGGATGTTCTGAACTTTCCCAGAAGAATTTCTTGTCTGGTAGGTCCCAATCATCAAGATCATAAACATATACTCGTCCAATTTCAGTATCTGGTGCCTGGCCTTGGTAACTGTACACAAGTATTTCTTTGGAGCCGGGTTGCATCTTATTATCATTCACATCACCAATAACAACAGTTAAGGTGCTGGTACCCGTCATGGCAGGATTTCCATGATCTTTGATAATAATAGGAATGAGATATTCTTTCTGTTGTTCTCTGTCGAAGGATCTTAACGAAGATACAATAGCCATACCATCACCGTTGGCTCCCTTCTGATCTTGTTCAACTTTGAACGAAGCGCGAATAATGTCATCCGCACCAGGGTCAAGTCTAAACTGGAATGGAGGACCATTACTTTTTGATCGATCGTCATCATCCGTAGCTAAGATTTCAGCTACTTTTTTCGGTGTTATGTGTTCTGTCAAAACCGGTCTATAATCCTTGAGGAATGTTGGAGCATTGTCATTAATATCTTGAACTATCACTGTCAAGGTAGCTGTCGCAGTTCTTGGTGGTACTCCGTCATCAATAGCTAATATTTTAACTTGGTGTCTGGGAGTATCCTCTCTATCTAATGAACGTTGTATGCTTACAGTTCCTTCTTGATTAATCGAAAATTGGCGCTTTCTGTCAGATGATCTATCAATAGCGTAGGAAACTTTACTTTTCCCTCCTTGATCTGGATCAGTTGCTTTAAAGGTTTCTAAGCTTTTACCAACTTCAGCGTTTTCATACACTGAAACTTCTATATTAGCTCTTTCAAATTGAGGTTTATTGTCATTTATATCTCTTAGTTTAACAACTACCCAAGAATACGCTACATGATATTTATCGTTGTCATTATCTTCTCCTTTATCATTAACTTGTATCCTAAATCTGAAGCCATTACTTTGTAATTGGTCTTCATAATCTAAAGGCTGTACAATTTTTAACGAACCTGTGCCGTCATTATTTCTAACCATAGTAAACTTATCAGCACCGTATCCACTATTTTCAATAACTTTATATTGAAATTTGTTCGTTTCATCCTCATCGTGAACAGTGACTGTCAAGATGGGCATTTCAGGTAAATTAGTTCCATCGGTTTCATCTACCTCCGTAAACCATTCATCTTTCGTGAATTGAGGTGGCATGTCGTTAATGTCCTTTACTCTAATAGAGGCCGTACCTGTACCCTTTAACCCCCCTCCATCAGATGCTACTATTTGTATAGAGTAATCTGGCGTCCTCTCACGATCGAGACAGCATACTGCAGTTTTGATTACTCCAGTTTCAGGTTCGATTTCAAATATAGGAGAACCAGTTTCTTCTTCAATAACGTTCTTCTCAATAGAATACCAAAGTTTTGCATTATTACTTTCGGCGGGATCATCATAGTCGATGGCTGTCATCGTCATAACGACCATACCAGCTGTGCCATTTTCTGTGACATTACCGAAATATACGCCTTGAGGGAAAATAGGAGCATTATCATTAATGTCTTTAAGATTGACTTGAACATCTGCGTATCCCACGAGACCTTCACCTCCTTCATCTTGCGCAAACACTGTGAACCTCCATTGCGGTCGTCCATTTGGCTGATCTCGATCCAAAGGCTGTAGACAAATATCATATTACATAatctaataacaataaaataaatacattaaagaGAAATATTGTAGCAATGTAATTTGAAGATTGCGTCTAATAAGTTAGGTATTGCGTTTATCTTTAGAATATTATCAGCATATCTGTAATATATATAATTAGCTTAGTACTAGCACAGCAGTACcttctttttattatgattacatAGTCCTATTATATTGTAGACACAACGGCACACATTTGTGATACCTATATAAATGCTGTTAAAAGGGTTTTGTAAATACAGAGATAGTGTTTGCTTGGTGATCTTCAAACAAACCGATCCTAAACTCACAACAAAGTTAAAGTCGCCTTCGCTGTTTGGTGCTGAGGCGGGACCAAAAAAGTATTCCAATTTTctaaaaagtaggtaattaacATTCAGAGAACATTCGGTTTTTCTCATTTCAGAAATATCTGTGTCCAACTTACGGAGCAAATGGAACGCAATAAATGTGTGATTGCATTGTGCATGCAAAGCGTGCGTCCTCCAGCCGGCCATCGCTGGGTTCGCTTCTCCCATTCCGATGGCATCGGCATCAGGTGTACCTTCACTCCATTATGAGAAGAAACTTCTTTGAAAACGACATTTTTATAAGAAcgtaataatatacttactttgAGCACGAAAATTTCTCCCGTTGTGCGATTGATGTCGAATTTGCTATTTGCTGGATTGTCAGGATCGATGCCCTGACCGGTGAGGAAATATACAATGTTTTGTTGTCTATCTTTGTCGCCATCCGTGGCTGTGACCTGTTGGACAGAAATGGAATATGAATTTGTGGgaattttgacaaaacagtaATTGATATTGACAGTATTGATATGATATATTTACGAAATATGAAGATCAAAGTAACTTACCTCACGAGGTTATGTTAGTCGAACAAAAACATTAAGGAAACCCAAACAAGCAGTTCGCACACAAATTCAAACCAGTCGGTTATATTGTTAGTAATGTTTGATAGTACTCACAACCTGCTTTGTGTTGTGTTGTCTGATTTTGCGAATCATATAtgtagttaaaatattaaaattcctttTGTCATTTGGTGAGAATTGTACCTAGTACTCAAGACAtacaatttatcaaaaacaacAGGATATTTGAGTTAGAATTTGATGTTGGTAAATATACGGCCCAAAGATTCAATACGTGTTACATCCATATAAGGTAAATCGATGTAGGCAATACGCCTGTTAGGGCGAAGCTGAATTGGGCAGGTCTTGTCTGTAGCATGTTCCAAGACAGATGGTCTAGAATTGAACATATTAGATGATTGATGAATGTCATTAAATAGGTATAGAGATAACTATTGTATAACATCTTGCATTCATGACCATAGGGCAAAACAGAAAATTATGTACCTAGATATAAAACATTTAAGCGTAAACGGCAGCTAAATGCAGACGtatttctattgaaattatGTAAGCATTATAACGCTTAGAAATAACAGCGAAAATCTGACCTTTTATTTTGGCTTCTCTTCGCTCGTCTTTTGCCCTTAGGCCTATTGTACCTAAACAATTATCCCTTTCAAAAGAAGTAATTTTGACCTAATTTACCCGAATATCGATTTCGCAAGTATGAAGACGCAGccagttatattttttgatgGCTTACAATAAGTTAGGTCCCCGTTATTAACGGAGAAATAAGCCTCTATTATCTTATCAGATCACATTAACAATAATTCCGTTTTTGTGAAATCTTTCCATTGGTCTCCATTACATTGCGAGGTAATATGTTGACTTCTGCCAGTTCTCAGATTTTTCCTTATGATGCCGCCATAAAACATCCAAACAACTTTAATCTCAGGCTGAATGTgaattactatgtattttatagtAGCGAAGCTGCCACGGAAGTTCTCCAAAGTTTATGAACCCCAACACCCGGATTGTTTGCATCGACTCCCAGCAGCGGAAGCATCGCAAACTTTGTTCTTTTTAAGGACACCGACGAGAAAGCCGAAGGAATTTTATCACTATTTGAGAAGCTCAACGTGAAGTGAAGTGAAATTTACAAGGGAAATATCTCCGATAAACGCGAGAAATAAGCGGCGCCAATGGCAAATAAACATTCATGTATGACGTCATTGCGAGATGTGTATCAAACTCATGACAAGGCTTAACTGTTTATCGAGTATTTAATGGAGAAATTGATCCCTGTAAAATTGGGATACGTAAACTTATGGCAACTGGAATGTCCAATTACGTCAGACTGGCGGGAACGCCTGAAATGAAGAGGGTCGACGTTTGCGTAATTACTCGGATCATTTGCGAATCTCActccaattataaaaaaaaggttgTCACTACAAGCAACTTGGGACGAGGACTTTCTCTTAGAAAACGGTGAATTTTCATGATTGAGTATAAAGTCAAGGCAAACTGCCTCTGAAACAGTTTCGTAGCACCGattcaaccattttttttaGGCTGTTATCCTGAATTAcatattactataatagttgTTGAccctaaaaaataattgaaaatgacTACAGTCCCTTTTGTCGCAGATgattaattaagataaaaccTATGTAAATACTCGAATATCTTGAACTACTAACTACGTGAATGCtaaaataggtaatataatattatttgaaacatCAGACAACACAGAGACAAAGTTGAGTAAAagcaatttcaaatattttgcaaaatattttcctgttgTTCGTGTTCTCATATGTTATTGACAGGAGTCGAAGAAGTTGCGAACTAGTAAAAGCGTCTTGCACATAATATAGATACCATTTACCATACATGCTATGAAACTACACTCCGGTGAATAATCTCTACTGATTCGTGAGCTTTCACTAAAAGCTCTGTGCTAAGTCTACCTACATTATTACTTACCTTAGGAACCTGTGGATTCAGATTTGGGTTAATGCTAAAGTACACGCATGGAGTTAGCAATTTACGATAAGAGACCCTTGCACCCccaaaataaaaaggtaaaattataaaaacattaaataatttaaaaagcggACAAAATGTATACGGGAATAACAAATCGTGACTGTTTATATAAGTTAGTATGTAAAGCTGGCATTTTTATCGCTTCATTACAATCGAAACGACCTTTCCTAATGGTTTTCGAAGTGAAGAGAGGTGGATCGCACAAATTACACGCACAGCCTTAACATGCTGCGTACGCAGGTTTTATCTATGAAACGGACTTTTTTATGCTTATGAGCCCAACTCTGACACTGAGTaaacctcaaaaataaaatcggttTAAGTACCGTTTGCTGTTTCTAGCTGAGATCCTTTTAAATTTGCATGTCAATATTTGAAATGTGTTTGTAGCAGCTGCCGGAGAAAGTATTGTATACGGCGAAAGAATTTAATGGTATAAAAAGGGAATAGAATGTTTGTTTAGAGTTTAATTTAGAAAAGATTCTGAGACAGCTGAAGTAGGTTAGTTGCGTAAGAAACAAATTAGTGTCTGTATAACGACAAAGTGAGCGGGTCCGAGGTCTGGACATCACCCGAAGGAAGAAACttaaaagaacaaaaagaaaacaacaaaaaacctGTATAAGGGGGTGTGGGAAGGGGCCGGTCTCCTCGAGTGCCTGCGTGACGTAGGCGCTGCGCGTGAACTTGGGCGGCAGGTCGTTGACGTCCAGCACGCGCACCACGACGCGCGTCGAGTTCTCGTTGCGGCCGTCCGACGCCACCAGCGTCAGCTCGTACTGCGACACGCACACATTCACTCACCATGCTCATGCACCGCACTCCCGCGCTCGACCAGGCACATTGGCCCGCCTTCCAACTACTGGGAGTAGCCAACCAAACTCATCGAGAAATATTCCTATCAAAATGGTCAGTCAAGTCAATttttcatgaaactttgtaGCAGTCGTAACGTGTAAATATGTGGTGTTTATGATTTATTACTTTGGTACCTTTCATAAAAGTCCATTTTGTTGCAGATAAGCCGCGTTACAATTCCACAGCCGCAGTTTTAACGGATGCCGCGACTACGTGTACCTAATATATCATATCGATACAGCATGATTTATGTATTGCGCTCTGCTTTTATTAGACCTTgtgctatataaatatttatattcgaGTAAATAAAGTCATCAGAGAAAATGTTTCGCCAAAAGCCACCGCGAATTAATCGCAGTGAAGAAGTTAATTTATGCCGCGCGAAGAACTTTGCTTTCGGGTTTCGTGCAATAATTGAAAAGTACAAATTTCAAACGCTCTCTCGGCAACTCGCGCCCAGCTGCCGAACTTCTCGTCATTATCGTTATAAAAATGAGAAAAGTCGACTTGgaccataaaattatattttaaaagggCTTAGTTTTCGATGAAggccagtaaataaatattaataaccgCAGAGTGGTTGTTTTAGGAAGGTAACCGCACCGGACGGGGTATTACGCGACTCACTGAGTTTCAGTCGTTGCTGTTCGAAGCTTGAGCGACGTTCGATCGGTGATTTCAATATCTGTCGCGGAACGGATTAAGCGAATTGCCACCGATGCGAATAAGTCGCTTGTGCTGATATTTCACCGTATCAAGAATGTTTACTCAAACActatattaaacttcatgagtTGAAGTTACGAATAAACAGTTCTGGCACACACATTCTCACAAAGTTCTACACACTTTTATCTACATATACGGactaaaacattaaacataaatacGAGTAAAGTGAACCAATAAATAACTAACTAGTCTAATGGTAAAGTAAGAACAAACGACaaccataaaaaaatctgaaagaaaaGTTCAATTACTCAACGAGTATTCACCACTTCGTCCTGGAACTGCAGCTCGCCGCAATAAACAAGTTGGAtgcataaaaacaaaaccaaacagCAAGGACACtagcaaaaaaaacataactacTGAGTAAAAAATGTCGCAAATGAAATCCCCATGCCATGCAAGCTAATGATATCTGTAAGGGTCAATCCGGGGATCGAAGCCTCATTCGATTCTCTTTTGAAACAATGGTGGGTTCAATAAAGAATCGAATTCAGCGGTAGTGGGATCGAGTCGGACCTGAAGCACTCGCTTGGGCAGATTGCGGTCGTCTTCCTCCGTGATCTGCGTGCGATAGGTGGGCCGCTCGAACACGGGTGGGTTGTCGTTCACATCCTTCACGTGGATCACCACGGTCGTGTAGTTCTCCTTCAGATTGTCTGACGCAGCCAGTTTCAGCTCGTACTGTTGCCGTTCAATACACATTATTACTTCCAATTTCTATATGTTTAAATTATGAATCCTAACGAATttcctaattaatttaaaattttcctaTTGATAGAATTCTTATCTGCTTAATTATATCCTGTCAACGATAACTGCTTTCAAATGTTGCCATCCTTCTGAATTAAGTCATCGTTTTTTCCATTCGCCGATTTAGGGAAACTCTTTTGACTgctataattacaatttaacaaggtaatttaaaaagtttaataaaaagttagaaaaaagtaatttaaaaccagggataattaactttatttggGTCTTTGTAATAACGgaatgaaagaaatatttcttaatgaaaataattacttagACTGAAAACAGTCAGTAATGATTTGACAGCTTCAGTTGTGGTGACAAATTACGAGTAAAACTAATCAGTCAAGTTTTGGCGAAAGTTTTAACGAATAAGCTGGTAACGAATACCTACGGGTGTATATAAATTGTTACCAAAAATTTACCAAGTCCACACTTGGCTTCGAAAATAGAGTGAGCGTGTTTGCGACCCGAGGGAGTTATTGGTGTCATCTGTCAGTGTCGTTCAGTAATTTCCTCACTCGGGAGGGAAATGTTTGTTTCAAAAGTCATCTCACACACTTTATACAACTTGGAGCACTGCATTCATTTGACATCATATTAATTCAGATTTGTCACAAGCGGAAAACACCTTTAATTACCTGGAAACCTAATGTAAGCTGTGAGCTTGGTAAGGGTTTTGATTTCGTCTCTATTAACGACTGTTATAATCTAGGCCCAGGTGAGCGCTACGTTCGGTTCGATTAATGCTTACTGTAAAATCCCAGTATGTATCCGTATTTCGCAATACCAGCAGTGCCGGATCAGGCTTACCTATGTACCCGAGTAATGGATTTattcataggtacctatatagacGTGCAACATGCAGGTCACTTTATAGGTCTCTAAAGTCCTCAATGAATACACGTCTCGTCCGCGAAACAATGTCACATAACGCATTAAGGGCGGCACACGACTGGCAAATTGAATTTTCCCACGAGCCTTCCCATCGCTTTTATTCAACAAAGAAACGTTATTTCCTTCTAagtacataacaataaaatgtatatcCTGAACATTTAAGTGAAGTCTGGAGCGTTTAAAAGCAAAATGAGTGTA belongs to Helicoverpa armigera isolate CAAS_96S chromosome 6, ASM3070526v1, whole genome shotgun sequence and includes:
- the LOC126053490 gene encoding neural-cadherin isoform X9 produces the protein MVDPLKIFWVLTNSTYLVTKFIRIGIADKNDNPPYFDKELYEAEVDENEDIQHTVLTVTAKDHDESSRIRYEITSGNIGGAFAVKNMTGAIYVAGALDYETRKRYELKLAASDNLKENYTTVVIHVKDVNDNPPVFERPTYRTQITEEDDRNLPKRVLQVTATDGDKDRQQNIVYFLTGQGIDPDNPANSKFDINRTTGEIFVLKPLDRDQPNGRPQWRFTVFAQDEGGEGLVGYADVQVNLKDINDNAPIFPQGVYFGNVTENGTAGMVVMTMTAIDYDDPAESNNAKLWYSIEKNVIEEETGSPIFEIEPETGVIKTAVCCLDRERTPDYSIQIVASDGGGLKGTGTASIRVKDINDMPPQFTKDEWFTEVDETDGTNLPEMPILTVTVHDEDETNKFQYKVIENSGYGADKFTMVRNNDGTGSLKIVQPLDYEDQLQSNGFRFRIQVNDKGEDNDNDKYHVAYSWVVVKLRDINDNKPQFERANIEVSVYENAEVGKSLETFKATDPDQGGKSKVSYAIDRSSDRKRQFSINQEGTVSIQRSLDREDTPRHQVKILAIDDGVPPRTATATLTVIVQDINDNAPTFLKDYRPVLTEHITPKKVAEILATDDDDRSKSNGPPFQFRLDPGADDIIRASFKVEQDQKGANGDGMAIVSSLRSFDREQQKEYLIPIIIKDHGNPAMTGTSTLTVVIGDVNDNKMQPGSKEILVYSYQGQAPDTEIGRVYVYDLDDWDLPDKKFFWESSEHPNFTLNEETGMIQMRHKTREGRYHLKFKVYDRKHTQTDVPANVTVYVKEISHEAIINSGSIRISGISDEDFIRVWNYKTLSVSRSKLDIFKDKLADLLNTERENIDIFSVQLRKKHPPVTDIRFSAHGAHYYKPIRLNGIVLMHREEIERAVGINITMVGIDECLYENQMCEGSCTNVLDISNLPYMVNANKTALVGVRVDVIAECTCGARNFTQAETCRNSPCYNGGRCIEGKYGLTCSCPPGYTGPRCQQTSRSFRGTGWAWYPALEMCDSSHLSFEFITRKSEGVLLYNGPIVPPEPEEIMVSDFISVELERGNPRLLIDFGSGTLELRVKTKKSLDDGEWHRIDIFWDTENVRMIVDFCKSADIQEMEDGTPPEFDDSTCQATGTIPPFNEYLNVNAPLQIGGLYIEHFDPTHYHWQYMPIGKGFDGCIRNLIHNSKLYDLAHPGLSRNSVAGCPQTDEICNQADTTSRCWEHGTCVGSFSEARCQCQPGWTGPSCNLPTTPTSFRPQSYVKFALSFEPDRFSTQIQLRFRTREPHGELFRVSDQHNREYGILEVKESRLHFRYNLNSLRTEERDVWLNSVAVDDGQWHIARVSRYGSAAMLEIDGGEGRRYNETFYFEGHQWLLVDKQEGVYAGGKAEYTGVRTFEVYADFQKGCLDDIRLEGKHLPLPPAMNGTQWGQATMARNLDRNCPSNSPCINVHCTEPFVCVDLWNEYECTCGEGLVLSPDGKGCVDKNECLYFPCRNGGSCVNREPGYRCHCPEGFWGENCELVQEGRTLKLSMGALAAILVCLLIIMILVLVFVVYNRRREAHIKYPGPDDDVRENIINYDDEGGGEDDMTAFDITPLQIPIGGPLPDHAPAKLPYPVMSLGLGVGPMGVGVGVPPGVGVGVPLPGETNVGMFIEEHKRRADSDPNAPPFDDLRNYAYEGGGSTAGSLSSLASGTDDETHEYDYLGAWGPRFNKLADLYGPDLDEQL